The Anaerotignum faecicola genome segment CCGTCGGCATAGGAAAGGCAGGGAGCAAATACACCTCCGGAGGCGTCATTGCCCTTCATGTCCAGCTGGGAAACACGGTTTAACGGTCTGGCCGCCAGTTCCCAGTTCTGTAAATCTGTGGAATGGTAAATACAGACTCCCGGAAACCATTCAAAGGTAGACACGGCCATAT includes the following:
- a CDS encoding family 43 glycosylhydrolase; protein product: MKNCLENPVLPGFHPDPSVIRVGEDYYMAVSTFEWFPGVCIYHSTDLQNWELAARPLNRVSQLDMKGNDASGGVFAPCLSYADG